The following is a genomic window from Hymenobacter sp. APR13.
CCTCAACGCCCGCCGCCAGGCCCTGCCCGGGCTGGCCGCCCGCGGCCCGGCCGCCAACTCCGACCATTTCCCCTTCTCCGAGCGCGGTGTGCCCGCCTTCTTCCTCTACACCCGCGGCGGCCCCACCGCCTACCACGACGTGCAGGACCAGGCCGCCCCGCTGCCGCTCACCGCTTTCCCCAATCTATTCGGACTGCTCCGCGAGTTTCTGGATGAATTGGGCGGCAGATCTGCGCAATAGCTATTGGCGGCTGCAGTCCGCCACTATAGGTTGTTGTCCACACTCAATAGGCTACAAAAGAGAACTCCTGCAACCACTGGCGCTGGGCCAGTGGTTGCAGGAGTTTCAACTGCTGGAAAGCAGTGAGGGCTTAGCCGTTCGTTTTGAACGAGCTCATGATCTGCTTGGCTACCGTTTCCCACTCCGGCTTCTGGCGGTCGGCGCAGGTGAAGGTGCACATGAGCAGCTTGCCTTCCACATCAGTGAAGAAGATCAGCTGGTATACCTCGTGGCCCAGCTCAGGCTTCATCAGCTCGAGGTAGCCCACTTTGCGGCCGCTTACTTCCTTCACGCCGTTGGCAAACCATTTGGCCTCCTTGAACTGCTTGGAGTAGGTCTTGTAGAAGTTGTCGGCATACATGTCAATCATGTCCTGATCGGCAGTATTGTCGGTGTAGGTGAAGGAGATGCTGGCCTCCTTGCTGTTGGTGTAGATAACGCTCGGGCGGCTCTGGGCTTTAGCGTAGTTAAAGTCCATCTGCTGCTCGCTCATCACCTCGAATCCTTTCGGAATCAGGATTTCAACCCGCTCGCTGAGCACACGCTTCTTGATCAGTTCAACCTCAGCGAAAGGACGAAAAGCCGTCAGCAGCAGCATCAGGCACAAAGAAACCGGCAAGAGTATTACTTTTTTCATATACATGGGGCTGAAAAAAGATGAAAATCAACTTAGGTTTTTACGACAGACTGATCATCAGGTAGTCTGTTCGGATAACACAATTTACGCAGGAAACCCTGAGTAGCAAATGATTTGTGAAAAAAATAATTATCCCGGATTAACACAGTTCGCCGGAAAGTGGCTCTGTTGTGTGCTTAGGATACTTATTCGGGCAAAAAACAGCGAAAAGAAAGAAAAACTTAATTTCAACTCGCCTGAAAATATCAGTTGTTTATAGCAATAATCCTATGCAGGATTTTATTGCCAAAGTTCAAAACTGCCGGGTGGTGTGAGCGGGACGCAGCTACAGGATGTTGTTGATTTGCTCCTTGATCTTTTCCAATTCCTCTTTCATGCCCACAACCAAATGTTGTACAATGGAGTCATTGGCCTTGGAACCGATG
Proteins encoded in this region:
- a CDS encoding DcrB-related protein, translated to MKKVILLPVSLCLMLLLTAFRPFAEVELIKKRVLSERVEILIPKGFEVMSEQQMDFNYAKAQSRPSVIYTNSKEASISFTYTDNTADQDMIDMYADNFYKTYSKQFKEAKWFANGVKEVSGRKVGYLELMKPELGHEVYQLIFFTDVEGKLLMCTFTCADRQKPEWETVAKQIMSSFKTNG